In Zalophus californianus isolate mZalCal1 chromosome 17, mZalCal1.pri.v2, whole genome shotgun sequence, one DNA window encodes the following:
- the MRPS12 gene encoding 28S ribosomal protein S12, mitochondrial has protein sequence MSWSGLLRGLNTSLTYGLALASQLQASRPMATLNQMHRRGLPKWPPPPLGPTAGRPQLKGVVLRTFIRKPKKPNSANRKCCRVRLSTGREAVCFIPGEGHSLQEHHVVLVQGGRTQDLPGVKLTVVRGKYDCGHVQKKK, from the exons ATGTCCTGGTCCGGCCTTCTCCGTGGCCTGAACACGTCCCTAACTTATG GCCTAGCCCTGGCCTCCCAGCTCCAGGCCAGCCGCCCCATGGCCACCCTGAACCAGATGCACCGCCGAGGGCTTCCGAAGTGGCCGCCTCCACCTCTGGGCCCCACGGCCGGCCGGCCGCAGCTGAAGGGAGTAGTGTTGCGCACGTTCATCCGAAAGCCCAAGAAACCCAACTCGGCCAACCGCAAGTGCTGCCGCGTGCGGCTCAGCACTGGCCGAGAGGCCGTGTGCTTCATCCCCGGAGAGGGCCACAGCCTGCAGGAGCACCATGTCGTGTTGGTGCAGGGCGGCCGCACCCAGGACCTGCCTGGCGTGAAGCTCACTGTTGTGCGTGGCAAGTATGACTGCGGCCACGTGCAGAAGAAGAAGTGA
- the FBXO17 gene encoding F-box only protein 17, translated as MGARPSRRRLPADPPLALDALPPELLVQVLSHVPPRALVTRCRAVCRAWRDVVDGPTVWLLQLARDRSAEGRALYAVAQRCPPNSEDEEFPLCALARYCLRAPLRRNLIFNSCGEQGFRGWEVEHGGNGWAVEKNLTLVPGAPSQTCFVTSFQWCFKRQLVDLVMEGVWQELLDSAQIEICVADWWGARENCGCIYRLRVRLLDVYENEVVKFSASPNPVLQWTERGCRQVSHVFTNFGKGIRYVSFEQYGRDTRSWVGHYGALVTHSSVRVRIRLS; from the exons ATGGGCGCCCGGCCCTCGCGGCGACGGCTGCCCGCGGACCCGCCCCTAGCCTTGGACGCGCTGCCCCCGGAGCTGCTGGTGCAGGTGCTGAGCCACGTGCCGCCGCGCGCCCTGGTGACGCGCTGCCGCGCTGTGTGCCGTGCCTGGCGCGACGTGGTGGACGGGCCCACCGTGTGGCTGCTGCAGCTGGCCCGCGACCGCAGCGCCGAGGGCCGCGCACTCTACGCAGTGGCCCAGCGCTGCCCGCCCAACAGCGAGGACGAGGAGTTCCCGCTCTGTGCCCTGGCGCGGTACTGCCTGCGCGCGCCCCTCCGCCGCAACCTCATCTTCAACTCCTGCGGAGAGC AGGGCTTCAGAGGCTGGGAGGTAGAGCACGGCGGGAACGGCTGGGCCGTGGAAAAGAACCTAACACTGGTGCCGGGGGCTCCTTCCCAGACCTGCTTCGTGACTTCTTTCCA ATGGTGCTTCAAGAGGCAGCTTGTAGACTTGGTGATGGAAGGAGTGTGGCAGGAGCTGCTGGACAGTGCCCAGATCGAGATCTGTGTGGCCGACTG GTGGGGTGCCCGAGAGAACTGTGGCTGCATCTACCGGCTCCGGGTCCGCCTCCTGGATGTGTATGAAAACGAAGTGGTCAAGTTCTCGGCCTCACCCAACCCGGTCCTTCAGTGGACGGAGAGAGGCTGCCGACAG GTGTCTCATGTCTTCACCAACTTTGGCAAGGGCATCCGCTACGTGTCTTTTGAGCAGTATGGGAGGGACACACGTTCCTGGGTGGGCCACTATGGCGCCCTCGTGACCCACTCCAGTGTGAGGGTCAGGATCCGCCTGTCCTAG